The segment TCTCTGGGTTTCAATCGAACTCCCAAAGCTCTCAGGTGCTAAATGGCAAGGGCTAATAGAAAAGCGGGCTTATATAAAAAACAATCCAACCAAAATCAATTCGTTCAAACTATTTGTGCCATCTAGGCACCAAATGTGTGCCAACACGTGCCATGCAGCTACAAAATAGTTCGACCGGACCGATTTCGGCCGAACTCATTTTGGTCGAAATTATGAAGTTGGCCttaagtgtgacacaacattgtgctttggCCCATGTAGATTAGTTCATCTAACCAACAAAGGAACTAAAAATGTATGAAAATAAGGGTTAGTGTGCATATAATTAATGAATGCACTTACATTGGCCACCAATTGACCAGGTTCTCCTgtaataaaatttttaaaatagtATGTTGCTTCCTTGAGTTATCTAAGGCTCTTAAGACATTACACTCAAAGCAATCAAGAAAGGTTAGAAAAACAAAAAACCACTTTTATTTTTTTTGTCCAGTTAATGTGAGATTTTTTACCTAGCCCATACCAGGTGAGGCCAAAGATGGGGGACCTCGTCCCCCAAAATTAAACCCCTTCTAACCAAAGAAAGAAAACCTCTAAACAAATACAAAGTAAGAAGCAAGGAGAAAGTAGGGGCATCTCGATAAACTTTAACTCTAAGAATTCACTCCACACTTAGTGTGAGAACAAAAAAGCATGTTCACCGTTACCTCATTTTTCTTCTTAAATTCCTTTGCACCACTATCTAGTTTTCCTCTATATCCCTCAAACACTAGATCTCCCTAGGTTTCTCTAGGGGTTTTCCTTCACCCCCATGAGACAAAAATTTTGAGCTCACCATCTGATCTACCCTCACCTCATTTGGTTCCTTTGTAGCCTTAATGCTATCTTTCCTCTCAAGAGGGGATGCAACCAACACCCTCAGTGAGATTTGTAGTTTACTTCTTTGTCCACTAAATAATGATGAGGTGAGACACCTCACCTAGAGTTTTATATAATTGGACAAGTAGCTAATGTTTtgtaatttaaaaataatactaatgatatttataataaattttatttataaaaattttcattattagataaataaaatctttaatttCATGTTGTACATTTGTTCATTTAAAAAATGATATGACATCAGATTTTTATAACATCTAAGTCTACCTATTCTATATAATTTAATTTCACATGATATCTTATTATTTCTATGAAAATCTAGGTCCATTCTATATAAATCTATTTCAAATGACAAATCTAAAAAGTCGTATCTTATCATATTTATATGAAAATCTAAGTccattttatataatttaatttcaCATGAGAAGTCTAGTCAATAGAAAAATATTGCATCATATTTCTATCTAAATCAAAGTCTAATCTATAATTTAATTTCACATGGCTAGTCTAATCAATAGAAAAATATGACATTATGTGTCTATGAAAATTTAAGTCTACTCTATATGATTTAATTTCACATGGCAAGTCTAGTCAATATAAAAGTTATACACCATCATATTTCTATCAAAACTTAGTCCATTCAATACAATTTAATTTCACATGGCAAGTCTAGTCAATAGAAAAGTGATATGAAATCATATTTCTATCAAAATTGAGGTCCATTCTATATAATTTAATTTCACACGATAAGTTATATCTTATCATATTTGAATAAAAATATAAGTCCATTTTCTATAATTTAAGTTCACATGACAAATCtacaaaatgaaaaaatatcaCATCATATTTCTataaaaatctaaatcaagtttacAAAACATCCATTTCTGCAACAAAACCCATATTGACTCCAAATCAACACCTGTTTTTCATTATAATTACCCACCCTCTCAATATCCTGTCAAAATGAATATCTATCCAATACTCTGTACACACATTTTAACCATATTtatcaatttatttaaaaatcaaaatcatcttaTATTATTACACTGTTTCTTCTCATCCTCCCATGCccaaccttttcttgttttttATTATTACACTATTTCTTCTCCACTTCTGCTGCGGTTGTATTGAGGAGGAAGCCCACGATCTTCTTCTCTTCAAAGCCGCCTTAAAGTACTCTTCTGGTTCCCATGCCTATCTGAGTTCATGGGAGAAGGGAACAGAATGTTGCCTCTGGGATGACATCTCCTGTGATAACACCACCCACATAGTCTCTGTTGATATTCACGGACTTGGAGGAGGAGTCATATCTCAGAGCTTGTGCAGACTCACTTCTCTGACAATCATTGACCTCTCTGGCAATGGACTAACAGGTACTCTGCCTCCCTGTTTAGGAAATCTGTCTTATCTCATAAAACTGAACTTAAATGGGAATATGTTGAGTGGGAACATTCCGTTGTCCTTTGGGAACATGTCATTGCTCCAATACTTTGATGTTTCTAGTAACATTTTAGGTGGCAGTATCCCAGATTCCATGGGCAATCTCTCTTCACTGGAAACTATGCAGTTGTCTTATAATACTTTAAGTGGTAGTATCCCAGATTCCTTGGGCAATATCTCTTCACTGAGACTAATGGATCTGTCTCATAACAGTTTAAGTGGTAGTATTCCAGATTCTTTAGGCAATCTCTCTTCGCTGGAAACTATAAATCTGTCCTACAACTTTTTAAGTGGCAGTATCTCAGATTCCTTTGGCAATCTCTCTTCACTGAAAGTGATAGATCTATCTCATAATACTTTAAGTGGTAGTATACAACATTCTTTGGGTAATCTCTCTTCATTGGAAACTATGTTTCTGGGTTATAACACTTTAAGTACCAGAATTCCAGATTCTTTGGGCAATCTCTCTTCACTGGAACTGATGGATCTGTCTCATAATGTTTTGAGTGGTAAAATCCCAGATTCCTTGGGCAATCAGTTTTCACTGAGAACTATTTATCTAAACTATAACATTTTAGGTGGTAGTATCCGAGATTCCTTGGACAATCTCTCTACATTGAAACTGATAGATCTATCTCATAACACATTAAGTGGTAGCATCCCAGATTCCTTGGGCAATCTCTCTGCACTAAAATGGATGGATTATAATACTTTAAGTGGTAGTATCCTAAATTCCTTGAGCAATCTATCTTCACTGAAATGGATGGATTTATCTAGGAACCAACTAAATGGAACTCTTCCCTCCTCAGCGCTACCCTCTTCACTTGAACAGCTCTCACTCTCCCTAAACGGCCATCAGATTATTTCAGAAGCTTGGTTTCAAAAGCTTGGAAAATTAGAGTCGCCGTCCTTATCCGATTGTGTACTTAATATCAGCACCGCCTGGATTCCCCCATTCCAGTTAAAAGCCTTATCATTGACATCTTGTAAGATACATGGTCAAATCCCCTCATGGATTTCTACTCAGTTCTCACTTGAAGAGTTGAAATTAACTGACAACAATCTTGTTGGAGAAATTCCCTCTTGGCTACTAGATATGAAGCTTTCATACATCAATTTCACAACAAATCATCTGGAAGGTCGCCTTTTGCTAAATAGTTCAGCTTGGAAGGGAATTACAGCCTTGAATATGTCTAACAATGCATTATGCGGTCAGATACCATTAATTTGGCCTCCTCGTATAATACTATTGTTGCTCAATGACAATTTGCTGACGGGGAATAAATAGACAACCCCGCACGCAGTTTGGGAGGGGAAGAAAGCGGAAGGGAGACCAGTGGAGGCAACACTACTGCTGCGTACAAGAACAGGTAAGTGGTAATGTACTTTATGTAATGCTTATTTACCAAAGAATACATTTAATTAAtatactaggggaaaggacccagtagtcgtgcaccctaacttcacgcttctcaaaatcttacttggaaatttcgaatcactccgatttttttacagcagcttacttggcaagtcccctgcttataactaaggtttcagggccacatcatcaaatatgatgccacatcagcatgctttttgccaaggtgtccaaaacagccccaaaaaaaagtgagaccaataggcatgcaaaagagaccccaatagttgtgcagccgatgtggcatcacctgattagttactttttacaatattagtacatttcttaacaactattggtacatttcctaacaactgttggtacatttcctaacaaaaattgatattttttgtttcaaacaataggttttatttgttcaatttttggaacaaaaggtatcaacaaccctcacaacaattggaacatgctcaactactgggtcctttcccctaatgcTCATCTATTGTATATGGTAAGGAATATAGGTTATTAACAAGTTAATGTTTATTTACTGTAGACAGTAAATAAGTAATTAATATCCTAATTTATATAGTAATGAATGAATATGTTAATACAGATATgatgaatgaaattaatgaatATTGAATACATATGTTAATAAATGTAATTACTGCATACTTGATATATCTATGTTAACAAATAAATGTTAATACATAGTTAAGAATGTATGTTAATAGATTAATGTGAATACatgttaagttaggaacatgtaaaTGTCGATTATGAAATGGAAAACAGTATTAAAttgtaaaatataatttaaatgtgattacatgatgaaggctatagggaggaaactcctttatcttaatggagggattatgataatccctgatAGGCAGTATATATAtactgatgatctatatgcatatatgaatgGCTTGGGTGACAATAttcatccaagaagagatggatctggTCGGTCCCCTCTAATGGACTTGGATGATgtgatgcatcatccaaggcaaggaattgacatatgggtgttccttggatggcttgggtgtaagaaattacattcaagataggaatcgaattaaccttcgatttcctggatggcttgggtatAACCAGTTATATTCAAGACAGGATTCAAagtaacctttgatttcctggatggcttgaaaccaagatgggttccaagaaggcgagctccACAGTCACCTAAGGACATATCTCTGtgtggcattcgtatcctttttattagatgagaATTGTGATTAATGTTAATTAGGTGTTCTCAAGTTAAAATTGCAAGTAgattagttttatatatatatatatatatatatatatataattgttgtatactaacaatctgttttgcaagaaagtgatctctaactagtagggacattacagtggtatcagagcataatcctacCAACTTATGGGAAGGATTCATAGTTGATGATCACATATCAGAGGAAGAAAGGCGCAAAAGCAATGGCTGATCAATTAGCCAAACAACTTCAGACCTTCATGGAGCAAACCAATGAGAAATTCGAAAGAATGAACCAATTAATCctccaaagtacaaacaacaacaaTAGAGATATGCCAAACCCTAGAATAGAGACACACTCTAATCACGCCGATAACGAACGATCTCCTTAGAGTTCTAGACAAACAATTCCCGAATTTCTGCCTAGAGAGGAACGTGTGGGGGAGGAAGAGGAACTGACCACTCTTGGGGTGGAGGAAATCACCCAAATTTATGCTAGGTTAGAGTCAGAAGTTCAAAGGGTGGTTTCCTTCAGGGACTTCTGTGAGTCCAAGACTAGTGAAGGTAGAAGAAGGAAACCTATGGGTAATGACCTCAAAGCTAAAGTCAACAAAATGTCCCTACCATGCTTTGATGGGTCAGGGAAAGACATCGCCCAAGCTTGGGTACAAAAATTAGACACATACCTCTCATACAGTCCCATGACCGaaggagatgctataaaatttgccataCTACATTTAATAGGAGCAGCCCATTATTGGTGGCATAACGGTCTCATTACCCTAGGACACAAAAATGTCTCCACCTACAATGAGTTTACCCAAAATCTCATCAGCCGATTCAACCAGAAAGACTCTGAATGGTACTTCCAAGAATTAACACACCTTAAGCAATTAGGAACCATTGAAGACTATATAGGCCAATTCCAAATCTTGTTAGTAATGGTCCCTGACCTATCCCAGAGAAGGATTACCTACATGTTTTTAGAAGGCTTGAAAGACTCTATTAGAAATTTTGTAAAACCCCTAAAATCACAAAATATAGGGGAGGCCATTAAGAAAACTAGGATGGTCGAATTTAGTGCTCCCAAGAATACCTCAACCAAAACACCACATAGGAATGAGGTTTCCCAGAGGGACCGCCGAGACAGGCCTTACCGCTTTTGCAAGAAACCTTGGAGTTTGAATCACCAATGTAAGGAGAAAGAGGAACTCAGGGAGAAAGTgttatgtttcaaatgcaaggcTCCATGGGGGAGAGGCCATGAATGTAAAAGAGGACAGATAAGTAACACAGAAGAAATACGAGATGAGGAAAGGCCTTATAAAAGGGTCAGATTTGAGAGCAACGAACGAAGTACCTCGGTAGTCATCACCCAAGGAAGTGAGAATAGATGCTTCAAACTCAAAGAAACTATCAAAGGATAGAAAGTAATCGCATTAGTTGACACAGGAGCC is part of the Cryptomeria japonica chromosome 10, Sugi_1.0, whole genome shotgun sequence genome and harbors:
- the LOC131858913 gene encoding probable leucine-rich repeat receptor-like protein kinase At1g35710, whose product is MGKTGAGGVSCVGVAEDGEDNDADEDDFIPLLLSPSMSSDGALRGSSLLEWWVEELGTEEGVEAATAMETFWQGFFVASIFCQQGCVMVPVNGLFSALSFVGCVFLLVFGQIWDPGGSLVERLYEEAHDLLLFKAALKYSSGSHAYLSSWEKGTECCLWDDISCDNTTHIVSVDIHGLGGGVISQSLCRLTSLTIIDLSGNGLTGTLPPCLGNLSYLIKLNLNGNMLSGNIPLSFGNMSLLQYFDVSSNILGGSIPDSMGNLSSLETMQLSYNTLSGSIPDSLGNISSLRLMDLSHNSLSGSIPDSLGNLSSLETINLSYNFLSGSISDSFGNLSSLKVIDLSHNTLSGSIQHSLGNLSSLETMFLGYNTLSTRIPDSLGNLSSLELMDLSHNVLSGKIPDSLGNQFSLRTIYLNYNILGGSIRDSLDNLSTLKLIDLSHNTLSGSIPDSLGNLSALKWMDYNTLSGSILNSLSNLSSLKWMDLSRNQLNGTLPSSALPSSLEQLSLSLNGHQIISEAWFQKLGKLESPSLSDCVLNISTAWIPPFQLKALSLTSCKIHGQIPSWISTQFSLEELKLTDNNLVGEIPSWLLDMKLSYINFTTNHLEGRLLLNSSAWKGITALNMSNNALCGQIPLIWPPRIILLLLNDNLLTGNK